One genomic segment of Scophthalmus maximus strain ysfricsl-2021 chromosome 3, ASM2237912v1, whole genome shotgun sequence includes these proteins:
- the LOC118316480 gene encoding membrane-associated guanylate kinase, WW and PDZ domain-containing protein 1 isoform X11: MSKVIQRKNHWITKVNECAVARGARGELHVELRGGAENGEFPLIGQVGEDAVAQRGGTLSEGELLLEVEGLSVSGLPLYDIFNVIKCCEGPVRFKTVRQGHKLNKDLKHYLSLRFQKASPDHELQKIIRANLYRHAVPCTTRSPRDGEVPGVDYNFLSVEDFLELEESGTLLEIGTYEGNYYGTPKPPRQPIIGTVILSDAGSQQSTPKRTKSYNDMQNARVVPADDDDDDQATEMNNSFTGNPNDQDESRGGILRPYPARDNAPSCGLNNAATSTADSGQQTLAEPQVSPEDPLGPLPENWEMAYTENGELYFIDHNTKTTSWLDPRCRDKASRPLEECDDDEGIHTEDLESDLELPPGWERIDDPVYGVYYVDHINRKTQYENPVVEARRRKILEQQQQQQQQPPQPPEEWIEEHSSAAAPLANYAANHLETYRDPQVPPTLPPHPAGVKRGKPFFTRNPAELKGTFINTKLKKSRRGFGFTVVGGDEPDEFLQIKSLVLDGPAAVDGKMETGDVIVSVNDSIVLGYTHAQVVKIFQSIPIGSMVDLALCRGYPLPFDPDDPNTSLVTSVAILDKEPIIVNGQETFDSPSNQAGHDNCMRELRSHSPSAEVASNGSHGYSSDVVTLASSIATQPELITIHMEKGDKGFGFTIADSLTGGGQRVKQIVDYPRCRGLKEGDILMEVNKRNVQNMSHNQVVDLLSKCPRGSEVTMLVQRGVVPAKRSPKLVHQLERKDSQSSSQHSVCSHRSTHTDSPSHLPSAMPSEAVAPTPAAPTQPLPGLPPPDPADGTLTLQKKPDPFKIWAQSRSMYESRLPDCQEQDIFLWRKDTGFGFRILGGNEPGEPIYIGHIVKYGAADEDGRLRSGDELICVDGTAVVGKSHQLVVQLMQQAAKQGHVNLTVRRKTPGYGVSKGEGDVPPSPASSHHSSTQAPSLTEGKRTPQGSQNSLNTVSSGSGSTSGIGSGGGGGSGSAVVPASLQPYDVEIQRGENEGFGFVIVSSVSRPDAGTTFAGNACVAMPHKIGRIIEGSPADRCGKLKVGDRILAVNCCSITNKSHSDIVNLIKEAGNTVSLRIIPGDESSNASLLTNAEKIATITTTHTPQQSTELRNNSKSKGAPPPPPTQSQDAEFYSVDLERDSKGFGFSLRGGREYNMDLYVLRLAEDGSAVRNGKMRVGDEILEINGESTKNMKHSRAIELIKNGGRRARLVLKRGDGSVPEYDGSSDGHPPTPGAQNTPEVRTLPPNSRYHTSLESSYPPDLHKPSRQEEAARGRDGDRNRVRAGSDQMDYQGRQFNPHHHHTWNNNHSQSTPRQQSPDNSNSKSGNKKSRGRKVKKSESESGISKLLKTLRKDSSGKKAAAAEKLRGRELSTSSSTLDGRFRQQRRGSLDRSPTPKRTSSPDRRRAKSMDRRAERAHRDRTPERENDDGGFLAVTPERKFYERRLLKDSQIAGQVREATTPERTNNYGDSSSLSRGRTHDRTMKNGNLLRDSSSERREERCQTNGTPERRYQMERDSSPDSTYSRDELNYAAAPRLKDYYSMMKNNTPHNNAAYNNAGHNNNAVGHSPNQLPEPKRRLYKESSKDLSI; this comes from the exons GTACAACCCGCTCCCCTCGAGACGGAGAGGTCCCAGGGGTGGATTACAACTTCCTGTCGGTGGAGGACTTCCTAGAACTTGAGGAGAGTGGCACACTACTAGAAATAGGAACGTATGAAG GTAACTATTATGGGACCCCCAAGCCACCAAGGCAGCCCATCATTGGGACAGTGATTCTCAGTGATGCCGGCTCCCAGCAGTCCACCCCAAAGCGCACCAAGTCCTACAATGACATGCAAAACGCCCGAGTAGTGCCTgctgacgacgacgatgacgaccaGGCCACGGAAATGAACAACAGTTTTACAG GCAACCCTAACGATCAGGACGAGAGCCGCGGCGGCATCCTCCGACCGTACCCCGCACGTGACAATGCTCCATCCTGTGGTTTGAACAATGCGGCCACCTCCACCGCAGACAGCGGGCAGCAGACGCTCGCAGAACCGCAGGTCTCTCCGGAAGACCCGCTGGGGCCGCTGCCTGAAAACTGGGAGATGGCTTACACCGAGAACGGAGAACTTTACTTCATAGA ccACAACACAAAGACCACGTCGTGGCTGGATCCTCGGTGTAGAGACAAAGCCTCCAGGCCTCTGGAagagtgtgatgatgatg AAGGGATACATACGGAAGACCTCGAGAGTGATTTAG AGCTGCCTCCAGGATGGGAGAGAATAGACGACCCGGTGTACGGGGTGTATTACGTAGA TCATATCAACAGGAAGACACAGTATGAGAACCCCGTAGTGGAGGCGCGGCGCCGGAAGATcctggaacagcagcagcagcagcagcagcagccgccgcagccTCCTGAAG AGTGGATTGAGGAGCACTCCTCTGCAGCGGCTCCTTTGGCAAACTACGCTGCGAACCACCTGGAGACCTACAGGGACCCGCAGGTCCCGCCAACTCTACCTCCCCACCCGGCAGGAGTCAAAA GAGGGAAGCCGTTTTTCACAAGGAACCCAGCAGAACTGAAAGGAACTTTCATCAACACAAAGCTGAAGAAGAGTCGCCGCGGCTTCGGCTTCACCGTGGTCGGAGGCGACGAGCCAGATGAGTTTCTGCAGATCAAAAGTCTGGTGCTGGACGGGCCTGCGGCTGTGGATGGCAAGATGGAGACAG gTGATGTGATAGTCAGTGTGAATGACAGCATTGTGCTGGGCTACACCCACGCTCAGGTGGTGAAGATCTTCCAATCCATCCCCATCGGCTCCATGGTGGACCTGGCATTATGCCGTGGCTACCCACTGCCCTTTGACCCTGACGACCCCAACACCAGCCTGGTGACCTCAGTCGCAATCTTGGACAAGGAGCCTATTATCGTCAACGGACAGGAGACATTTGACTCGCCTTCCAACCAGGCCGGACACGATAACTGCATGAGGGAGCTGCGGTCGCACAGCCCCTCGGCCGAGGTGGCGTCAAACGGTTCGCACGGTTACTCCAGCGATGTGGTCACGCTGGCCTCGTCCATCGCCACCCAGCCCGAGCTGATCACCATCCATATGGAGAAGGGAGACAAAGGATTTGGCTTCACCATTGCAGACAGTCTGACCGGAGGAGGGCAGAGGGTCAAGCAGATAGTGGACTATCCGCGCTGCCGTGGCCTAAAGGAGGGGGACATTCTAATGGAGGTCAACAAGAGGAACGTCCAAAATATGAGCCACAACCAGGTGGTGGACCTGCTGAGCAAATGTCCCAGAGGCAGCGAGGTCACCATGCTGGTGCAAAGAG GAGTGGTGCCAGCCAAGAGGAGTCCAAAGCTGGTG CACCAGTTAGAAAGGAAAGACAGCCAGAGCAGCTCCCAGCACAGTGTGTGCAGCCATCGCAGCACCCACACCGATTCTCCCAGCCACCTGCCCTCTGCCATGCCTAGTGAGGCCGTGGCTCCCACTCCTGCTGCCCCCACCCAGCCTCTGCCAGGCCTGCCCCCTCCGGACCCTGCAGATGGCACCCTCACCCTCCAGAAGAAGCCAGACCCCTTTAAGATCTGGGCGCAGTCCAGGAGCATGTACGAGAGCCGAC TGCCAGATTGCCAGGAGCAGGACATTTTCCTTTGGCGGAAGGATACGGGCTTTGGCTTTCGCATCCTGGGAGGGAATGAGCCCGGGGAGCCG ATCTACATAGGACACATAGTGAAGTACGGGGCCGCAGATGAGGATGGGCGCCTGCGGTCGGGCGATGAGCTCATCTGTGTCGACGGCACGGCGGTAGTGGGCAAGTCTCACCAGCTGGTGGTTCAGCTGATGCAGCAGGCTGCCAAACAGGGCCACGTCAACCTCACTGTCAGACGCAAGACCCCCGGATACGGAG TGTCAAAAGGAGAGGGTGACGTTCCTCCGTCACCGGCCTCCTCCCACCACAGTAGCACCCAGGCCCCTAGTCTGACGGAGGGCAAGCGGACCCCCCAGGGGAGCCAGAACTCGCTCAACACCGTCAGCTCAGGGAGCGGATCTACCAGCGGCATAGGCAGCGGCGGCGGGGGTGGCAGCGGGAGCGCGGTGGTGCCTGCCTCCTTGCAGCCGTATGACGTGGAGATCCAGCGCGGAGAGAACGAGGGCTTCGGCTTCGTCATCGTGTCGTCCGTTTCCAGGCCTGACGCCGGCACCACCTTTG CTGGAAATGCTTGTGTGGCCATGCCCCACAAAATAGGACGCATCATCGAAGGCAGCCCGGCGGACCGCTGCGGGAAGCTGAAGGTCGGGGACCGAATACTGGCCGTCAACTGCTGCTCCATCACCAACAAGTCGCACTCGGACATCGTCAACCTGATCAAGGAAGCCGGGAACACAGTCTCGCTTAGGATCATCCCTGGTGATG AATCTTCCAATGCTTCTCTGCTGACCAATGCTGAGAAGATAGCtaccatcaccaccacacacacacctcaacagTCCACAGAGTTACG gaataactCAAAGTCGAAAGgagctccacctcctccacccacaCAAAGTCAG GATGCCGAGTTCTACTCTGTGGACCTTGAGCGGGACAGTAAAGGCTTTGGCTTCAGCCTGAGAGGAGGACGGGAGTACAACATGGACCTGTACGTGTTGAGATTAGCGGAGGATGGGTCTGCTGTCAGAAATGGCAAGATGAGG GTCGGAGATGAGATCCTGGAGATAAATGGTGAGAGCACAAAGAACATGAAGCATTCACGTGCCATTGAACTGATCAAGAACGGGGGTCGGAGGGCACGGCTCGTCCTCAAGCGGGGAGATGGATCTGTACCTGAATATG aCGGCAGCAGTGACGGGCACCCTCCCACACCCGGGGCACAAAACACTCCGGAAGTGAGAACGCTGCCACCCAACAGCAGATATCACACCTCATTGGAGTCCAGTTATCCACCAGATCTTCACAAACCATCACGCCAGGAGGAAGCTGCGCGTGGCCGAGACGGGGACAGGAACAGGGTCAGGGCTGGGTCAGATCAGATGGACTACCAAGGCCGGCAATTTAACCCCCACCATCATCACACCTGGAATAACAATCACAGTCAAAGTACCCCCAGACAACAGTCTCCAGACAACAGTAACAGCAAAAGTGGCAACAAGAAGAGCCGAGGCCGAAAAGTTAAAAAGTCTGAGTCGGAGAGCGGCATCTCTAAACTCCTAAAGACTCTGAGGAAAGACAGCTCGGGGAAgaaggctgcagctgctgagaaACTGAGGGGCCGAGAGCTCTCGACCAGCAGTTCTACTTTGGATGGGAGGTTTCGTCAGCAGCGCCGCGGCTCCCTTGACCGTTCACCAACCCCAAAACGCACCTCGTCCCCTGATCGTCGCCGGGCCAAGTCGATGGACCGCAGGGCAGAACGAGCACACCGGGATCGTACACCCGAGAGGGAGAACGATGATGGAGGGTTCCTCGCGGTCACTCCTGAACGCAAGTTCTATGAACGGAGGCTCCTCAAGGACTCGCAGATCGCTGGACAAGTCAGGGAGGCCACAACCCCCGAGCGCACCAACAACTATGGGGATTCCTCGTCTCTTTCCAGGGGTCGTACACATGATAGAACCATGAAGAACGGCAACCTCCTTAGAGACTCTTcctcagagaggagggaggagagatgtcAGACGAATGGGACACCAGAGAGACGATACCAGATGGAGCGGGACTCTTCCCCTGACAGCACCTACAGCAGGGACGAGCTGAACTATGCAGCAGCACCCAGATTGAAGGACTACTACAGCATGATGAAGAACAACACTCCACACAACAATGCTGCCTACAACAACGCAGGCCATAACAATAACGCAGTAGGCCACAGCCCAAACCAGCTCCCTGAGCCGAAGAGAAGGCTGTACAAAGAAAGCTCCAAAGACCTCAGCATctag
- the LOC118316480 gene encoding membrane-associated guanylate kinase, WW and PDZ domain-containing protein 1 isoform X10 encodes MSKVIQRKNHWITKVNECAVARGARGELHVELRGGAENGEFPLIGQVGEDAVAQRGGTLSEGELLLEVEGLSVSGLPLYDIFNVIKCCEGPVRFKTVRQGHKLNKDLKHYLSLRFQKASPDHELQKIIRANLYRHAVPCTTRSPRDGEVPGVDYNFLSVEDFLELEESGTLLEIGTYEGNYYGTPKPPRQPIIGTVILSDAGSQQSTPKRTKSYNDMQNARVVPADDDDDDQATEMNNSFTGNPNDQDESRGGILRPYPARDNAPSCGLNNAATSTADSGQQTLAEPQVSPEDPLGPLPENWEMAYTENGELYFIDHNTKTTSWLDPRCRDKASRPLEECDDDEGIHTEDLESDLELPPGWERIDDPVYGVYYVDHINRKTQYENPVVEARRRKILEQQQQQQQQPPQPPEGERYIREWIEEHSSAAAPLANYAANHLETYRDPQVPPTLPPHPAGVKRGKPFFTRNPAELKGTFINTKLKKSRRGFGFTVVGGDEPDEFLQIKSLVLDGPAAVDGKMETGDVIVSVNDSIVLGYTHAQVVKIFQSIPIGSMVDLALCRGYPLPFDPDDPNTSLVTSVAILDKEPIIVNGQETFDSPSNQAGHDNCMRELRSHSPSAEVASNGSHGYSSDVVTLASSIATQPELITIHMEKGDKGFGFTIADSLTGGGQRVKQIVDYPRCRGLKEGDILMEVNKRNVQNMSHNQVVDLLSKCPRGSEVTMLVQRGVVPAKRSPKLVHQLERKDSQSSSQHSVCSHRSTHTDSPSHLPSAMPSEAVAPTPAAPTQPLPGLPPPDPADGTLTLQKKPDPFKIWAQSRSMYESRLPDCQEQDIFLWRKDTGFGFRILGGNEPGEPIYIGHIVKYGAADEDGRLRSGDELICVDGTAVVGKSHQLVVQLMQQAAKQGHVNLTVRRKTPGYGVSKGEGDVPPSPASSHHSSTQAPSLTEGKRTPQGSQNSLNTVSSGSGSTSGIGSGGGGGSGSAVVPASLQPYDVEIQRGENEGFGFVIVSSVSRPDAGTTFAGNACVAMPHKIGRIIEGSPADRCGKLKVGDRILAVNCCSITNKSHSDIVNLIKEAGNTVSLRIIPGDESSNASLLTNAEKIATITTTHTPQQSTELRNNSKSKGAPPPPPTQSQDAEFYSVDLERDSKGFGFSLRGGREYNMDLYVLRLAEDGSAVRNGKMRVGDEILEINGESTKNMKHSRAIELIKNGGRRARLVLKRGDGSVPEYDGSSDGHPPTPGAQNTPEVRTLPPNSRYHTSLESSYPPDLHKPSRQEEAARGRDGDRNRVRAGSDQMDYQGRQFNPHHHHTWNNNHSQSTPRQQSPDNSNSKSGNKKSRGRKVKKSESESGISKLLKTLRKDSSGKKAAAAEKLRGRELSTSSSTLDGRFRQQRRGSLDRSPTPKRTSSPDRRRAKSMDRRAERAHRDRTPERENDDGGFLAVTPERKFYERRLLKDSQIAGQVREATTPERTNNYGDSSSLSRGRTHDRTMKNGNLLRDSSSERREERCQTNGTPERRYQMERDSSPDSTYSRDELNYAAAPRLKDYYSMMKNNTPHNNAAYNNAGHNNNAVGHSPNQLPEPKRRLYKESSKDLSI; translated from the exons GTACAACCCGCTCCCCTCGAGACGGAGAGGTCCCAGGGGTGGATTACAACTTCCTGTCGGTGGAGGACTTCCTAGAACTTGAGGAGAGTGGCACACTACTAGAAATAGGAACGTATGAAG GTAACTATTATGGGACCCCCAAGCCACCAAGGCAGCCCATCATTGGGACAGTGATTCTCAGTGATGCCGGCTCCCAGCAGTCCACCCCAAAGCGCACCAAGTCCTACAATGACATGCAAAACGCCCGAGTAGTGCCTgctgacgacgacgatgacgaccaGGCCACGGAAATGAACAACAGTTTTACAG GCAACCCTAACGATCAGGACGAGAGCCGCGGCGGCATCCTCCGACCGTACCCCGCACGTGACAATGCTCCATCCTGTGGTTTGAACAATGCGGCCACCTCCACCGCAGACAGCGGGCAGCAGACGCTCGCAGAACCGCAGGTCTCTCCGGAAGACCCGCTGGGGCCGCTGCCTGAAAACTGGGAGATGGCTTACACCGAGAACGGAGAACTTTACTTCATAGA ccACAACACAAAGACCACGTCGTGGCTGGATCCTCGGTGTAGAGACAAAGCCTCCAGGCCTCTGGAagagtgtgatgatgatg AAGGGATACATACGGAAGACCTCGAGAGTGATTTAG AGCTGCCTCCAGGATGGGAGAGAATAGACGACCCGGTGTACGGGGTGTATTACGTAGA TCATATCAACAGGAAGACACAGTATGAGAACCCCGTAGTGGAGGCGCGGCGCCGGAAGATcctggaacagcagcagcagcagcagcagcagccgccgcagccTCCTGAAGGTGAGCGGTATATCCGAG AGTGGATTGAGGAGCACTCCTCTGCAGCGGCTCCTTTGGCAAACTACGCTGCGAACCACCTGGAGACCTACAGGGACCCGCAGGTCCCGCCAACTCTACCTCCCCACCCGGCAGGAGTCAAAA GAGGGAAGCCGTTTTTCACAAGGAACCCAGCAGAACTGAAAGGAACTTTCATCAACACAAAGCTGAAGAAGAGTCGCCGCGGCTTCGGCTTCACCGTGGTCGGAGGCGACGAGCCAGATGAGTTTCTGCAGATCAAAAGTCTGGTGCTGGACGGGCCTGCGGCTGTGGATGGCAAGATGGAGACAG gTGATGTGATAGTCAGTGTGAATGACAGCATTGTGCTGGGCTACACCCACGCTCAGGTGGTGAAGATCTTCCAATCCATCCCCATCGGCTCCATGGTGGACCTGGCATTATGCCGTGGCTACCCACTGCCCTTTGACCCTGACGACCCCAACACCAGCCTGGTGACCTCAGTCGCAATCTTGGACAAGGAGCCTATTATCGTCAACGGACAGGAGACATTTGACTCGCCTTCCAACCAGGCCGGACACGATAACTGCATGAGGGAGCTGCGGTCGCACAGCCCCTCGGCCGAGGTGGCGTCAAACGGTTCGCACGGTTACTCCAGCGATGTGGTCACGCTGGCCTCGTCCATCGCCACCCAGCCCGAGCTGATCACCATCCATATGGAGAAGGGAGACAAAGGATTTGGCTTCACCATTGCAGACAGTCTGACCGGAGGAGGGCAGAGGGTCAAGCAGATAGTGGACTATCCGCGCTGCCGTGGCCTAAAGGAGGGGGACATTCTAATGGAGGTCAACAAGAGGAACGTCCAAAATATGAGCCACAACCAGGTGGTGGACCTGCTGAGCAAATGTCCCAGAGGCAGCGAGGTCACCATGCTGGTGCAAAGAG GAGTGGTGCCAGCCAAGAGGAGTCCAAAGCTGGTG CACCAGTTAGAAAGGAAAGACAGCCAGAGCAGCTCCCAGCACAGTGTGTGCAGCCATCGCAGCACCCACACCGATTCTCCCAGCCACCTGCCCTCTGCCATGCCTAGTGAGGCCGTGGCTCCCACTCCTGCTGCCCCCACCCAGCCTCTGCCAGGCCTGCCCCCTCCGGACCCTGCAGATGGCACCCTCACCCTCCAGAAGAAGCCAGACCCCTTTAAGATCTGGGCGCAGTCCAGGAGCATGTACGAGAGCCGAC TGCCAGATTGCCAGGAGCAGGACATTTTCCTTTGGCGGAAGGATACGGGCTTTGGCTTTCGCATCCTGGGAGGGAATGAGCCCGGGGAGCCG ATCTACATAGGACACATAGTGAAGTACGGGGCCGCAGATGAGGATGGGCGCCTGCGGTCGGGCGATGAGCTCATCTGTGTCGACGGCACGGCGGTAGTGGGCAAGTCTCACCAGCTGGTGGTTCAGCTGATGCAGCAGGCTGCCAAACAGGGCCACGTCAACCTCACTGTCAGACGCAAGACCCCCGGATACGGAG TGTCAAAAGGAGAGGGTGACGTTCCTCCGTCACCGGCCTCCTCCCACCACAGTAGCACCCAGGCCCCTAGTCTGACGGAGGGCAAGCGGACCCCCCAGGGGAGCCAGAACTCGCTCAACACCGTCAGCTCAGGGAGCGGATCTACCAGCGGCATAGGCAGCGGCGGCGGGGGTGGCAGCGGGAGCGCGGTGGTGCCTGCCTCCTTGCAGCCGTATGACGTGGAGATCCAGCGCGGAGAGAACGAGGGCTTCGGCTTCGTCATCGTGTCGTCCGTTTCCAGGCCTGACGCCGGCACCACCTTTG CTGGAAATGCTTGTGTGGCCATGCCCCACAAAATAGGACGCATCATCGAAGGCAGCCCGGCGGACCGCTGCGGGAAGCTGAAGGTCGGGGACCGAATACTGGCCGTCAACTGCTGCTCCATCACCAACAAGTCGCACTCGGACATCGTCAACCTGATCAAGGAAGCCGGGAACACAGTCTCGCTTAGGATCATCCCTGGTGATG AATCTTCCAATGCTTCTCTGCTGACCAATGCTGAGAAGATAGCtaccatcaccaccacacacacacctcaacagTCCACAGAGTTACG gaataactCAAAGTCGAAAGgagctccacctcctccacccacaCAAAGTCAG GATGCCGAGTTCTACTCTGTGGACCTTGAGCGGGACAGTAAAGGCTTTGGCTTCAGCCTGAGAGGAGGACGGGAGTACAACATGGACCTGTACGTGTTGAGATTAGCGGAGGATGGGTCTGCTGTCAGAAATGGCAAGATGAGG GTCGGAGATGAGATCCTGGAGATAAATGGTGAGAGCACAAAGAACATGAAGCATTCACGTGCCATTGAACTGATCAAGAACGGGGGTCGGAGGGCACGGCTCGTCCTCAAGCGGGGAGATGGATCTGTACCTGAATATG aCGGCAGCAGTGACGGGCACCCTCCCACACCCGGGGCACAAAACACTCCGGAAGTGAGAACGCTGCCACCCAACAGCAGATATCACACCTCATTGGAGTCCAGTTATCCACCAGATCTTCACAAACCATCACGCCAGGAGGAAGCTGCGCGTGGCCGAGACGGGGACAGGAACAGGGTCAGGGCTGGGTCAGATCAGATGGACTACCAAGGCCGGCAATTTAACCCCCACCATCATCACACCTGGAATAACAATCACAGTCAAAGTACCCCCAGACAACAGTCTCCAGACAACAGTAACAGCAAAAGTGGCAACAAGAAGAGCCGAGGCCGAAAAGTTAAAAAGTCTGAGTCGGAGAGCGGCATCTCTAAACTCCTAAAGACTCTGAGGAAAGACAGCTCGGGGAAgaaggctgcagctgctgagaaACTGAGGGGCCGAGAGCTCTCGACCAGCAGTTCTACTTTGGATGGGAGGTTTCGTCAGCAGCGCCGCGGCTCCCTTGACCGTTCACCAACCCCAAAACGCACCTCGTCCCCTGATCGTCGCCGGGCCAAGTCGATGGACCGCAGGGCAGAACGAGCACACCGGGATCGTACACCCGAGAGGGAGAACGATGATGGAGGGTTCCTCGCGGTCACTCCTGAACGCAAGTTCTATGAACGGAGGCTCCTCAAGGACTCGCAGATCGCTGGACAAGTCAGGGAGGCCACAACCCCCGAGCGCACCAACAACTATGGGGATTCCTCGTCTCTTTCCAGGGGTCGTACACATGATAGAACCATGAAGAACGGCAACCTCCTTAGAGACTCTTcctcagagaggagggaggagagatgtcAGACGAATGGGACACCAGAGAGACGATACCAGATGGAGCGGGACTCTTCCCCTGACAGCACCTACAGCAGGGACGAGCTGAACTATGCAGCAGCACCCAGATTGAAGGACTACTACAGCATGATGAAGAACAACACTCCACACAACAATGCTGCCTACAACAACGCAGGCCATAACAATAACGCAGTAGGCCACAGCCCAAACCAGCTCCCTGAGCCGAAGAGAAGGCTGTACAAAGAAAGCTCCAAAGACCTCAGCATctag